The sequence below is a genomic window from Methanocellales archaeon.
GCCACATATGAAGCAGTACTTTGATATTTACTCATACCGAAATCTAAAGTAAGTTTAATTCTCCCATCTTTAACCGTGAATATTAGAGTAAATATAACTTCTATAGTAAGTGCCTATATCAATGCAAAATTGAGATTAGCCAAAGAGCTCCAAAAGCTCATGTAATCTCCTAATAATAGTTAATACTATTTATATACTTTTTTGTTAGATTGAAGCCATCATCACTTGATAAATTAGAGAAATAGATTAGAGGGTGGAAATTGACTGACTCACGCTCTTTTTACTGAGCGTAAGCCACCTCTCCATTCCAACTGCTAAACTCAGGCTTAATACCTAACTCATGCATCTCATGTATAACGACCACGATGTTGTGAGCGATAGCCTTGCATAGCAACTCGTTTCTCTGAGCGGTGAAACTCTTTGACTTGAGCTTATCTCCAAACTTGGCTTTCAGCATATAGAAAGTGCTTTCTGCATTGCTTCTCTTGTGATAGTGTTGGTAAAACTCCTCTTGGTTGAGTTGGAAGTAGTGAAACATCTTTTTCCAGATTCGACTTCCACCTGCTCTTGCGGTTGCATTTTTCCTAAATGGGATGTAACCGTTTCCACCCAACGCTTCAATCGTCTCATAATTCTTTCTGCTTGAATAGGCTTTATCTGCTGATACCTCACCGATTGTAAAGCCATTCTGGAAAGTCTCTCTAATCAAAGGCTCAAATTGTGGGCTGTATCCTGCATTCTCCTCTGTAACCTCAATGCTTGTGATGATATTTGTTTTGACACCAACGCATATATGGGCTTTAATCCACTTGTGCTGTTTTTGGGTGTTGTGCTTTGTCTTGCAGTATTCACCGAAGCTCGTAGTCCTGAATCCGCTTGAATCAATAGCAAAGTCTGTTTCGACTGATTGAAGAGATCTTGCAGTTATGCCTACTAACTCATGCAATAATGGGGTTACATCTTCCCTGTTTAAGAATTTGATTATGCTGTTAAAATGCGGTGCATGGTCTATCTGCTCCCTGTCCTCTGCATTCATAAACAACGATTCGGCTCTCCTACTCGAAAGCTGAGAATACACCTTTTGTATCGAGCAAAATGCGGTCTCTCTGCGGTCTCTCTTAAACTCAGTCTCGGTCTGCCCATGTGTTGGTTTGGCTCTTCTATGTTTTGGACTGGGTCTTTCAGTAGTTCATCAAACATCCTTACTTCATTTGTCTGGGCTTCGTTGTAGGCAGTCCAAGCCTGAGACTGGGTTAAAGGTATCTTAGTCTTCTCTATGCCCTTAGACGTCTCCTTTTCCACTTGGAGATAATACCTTACGGCGTGGATGTGTTTGCACTCACACCCATGATAAAAGTGGTCTGGACACTCACAGCTCCATTCATCGCCCTTTATGGGCTACCGTATAGCTTCTATTACCGTTTTGTGAGGGTATTTTGTATTTATCCTCACCCAACGGTATCGGTTTATCTCCTTTTGCTATGATAGCGTAGCCCCTCATAGCTCTTGGGTTTTCGGTTGGCAGGTTTATTGCTTCTATCATGCTTATCATTTTTATCACCAAATAGCTATTATATAGCTACATAGTATTAAAGCTTTCGGTAGAAAAATCATTTTATATCTAATTAATACCTAAAAAATAGTGATTTTAATACATAAAGTATTCATAGAATGAATACTTTGTATATTTTTGATGACGCTATCCCCAACAGCTCAAAAAATGGAGGTAAAACTTGAAGCATACGAAGTTTTGGAGAAGGTAGTTAAAGCTTCAGGAAACTCAGGTAGGGTTTATGTGCCTATTAATTGGACAGGTAAAAGAGTTAAGATACTATTGATTGAACCGTTGGATGAAGATTTAGGTTAGACTTTATGTGCAAAATCAATACTTTATGTGCAAGAGGGACTTTAGGTGCAAAGTCCAATTTTGGTTCCTTAGAGTATTTGGTTGTTATCCTCATCTAAGCTAGGAAGCTAAAATCTGATGATGAGACTGTTATGCGCATCAACTCTTATCTAACTACAAGTGGGATGATTTAAAGAACCATTATTTATTTAGTATGTTTTGGTACATTTATTTATTGGAATCCAGTAGCTTGATGTCATTAAAGAAGTTCATCAGTGAATATTTGACCTTGTCTGCTCCTACATCCACGATTTCAGCCTGCTCCTCTGGTGGAAAGTCCCTGAATACGGAATATTTTCCCAGGATTTTAGGAGAATCGCTGGTATATCTGCCATCTAAAAGCACCCTTGCGCCGTAATCATCCGGAGATCTGACTACCCGGCCCATGGCATGCCTTACCTTTCTAATGGTTGGGATTTCAATCGCATATTCCCATCCTTTTCCATGACCGAACTCGCGGTCATATGCATATTGGATCGCTCGGACTTTATCACCTAGGGCAGGATAACCCACGCCTATTACGACAACTGTTCTTGCCCGACCATCTTTGTAATCTATTCCTTCTGTCAGTGTTCCCCAGAGGTATGTAAGCAAGACTGCTTTACTGCCTGACTCTCCGATCTCAAAGAACTTTTCCTTGATATCCATCGGAGAAACTCCAACTTCATCAAGAAACATCGGGACGTTTACATCCAAAAGGGCATAATATCGCGCAGCTTCGCCATAATTGGGAAAGAAAAGCAGCACATTCCCATCTGATTGCTCTATGACATCCTCCAACACACCTTTGATTACACTCACAATATCTGGATCATCCCGATTCTTCATAAACAATGGCAGAGTTGCCACTGCAATTGTGTGTCTGAGCTCCTTGGAAAAAGGAGTGGTATATGAAATCTCCATCGTTTTCCGCTGAATGCCCAACGTCCTCTTTATGGTTTCAAATGGCCTTAGTGTAGCGGATATCAAAACCGCCGAATACAGCGAATCGAATAGGGGCTGAGTCACATTTTTGGGGATGCACGTGTAAAGCTCAATCCCGCTGGTTATCTCGCCGTCTTCCCGTCGAACATTTATCAGCGGGTAATATTCTGGTTCGCTTGCCAGTTTCAAGTAATCCTTGAAGAACAATGAGACGGCCAGCACATAGGACGTTTTTAATATATCGGATAAACCCTCTTTATACTGATTATTATATATCGATTCGAGTTCTTTACCCAGCACATATGCTTTTTCAACTAACTCATTTATATTTGGCAGACGCTGAAAGAGACTCTCGCTCAACAAATCCTCTGTGCCAGCAGGGTCTCTTATGCGAAGATCGTACCACTCCGTGCCAATCCGCTCTCTCTCACCAAAGCCAAACCTAGCTTCGTATGTCTCTCGCAGCGTATCCTTCAGGGCAGTAAGAAATGTGTAAATCTCATCCTCATCAACTCCAACGTCAATAACCTCATTTATTGCCCGATCTATAAATTGCTCATTCAGCTTTAGCGAAGCATGGGATCTGGCTGCAGATTCGA
It includes:
- a CDS encoding DUF2080 family transposase-associated protein; translation: MTLSPTAQKMEVKLEAYEVLEKVVKASGNSGRVYVPINWTGKRVKILLIEPLDEDLG
- a CDS encoding IS5 family transposase, which gives rise to MYSQLSSRRAESLFMNAEDREQIDHAPHFNSIIKFLNREDVTPLLHELVGITARSLQSVETDFAIDSSGFRTTSFGEYCKTKHNTQKQHKWIKAHICVGVKTNIITSIEVTEENAGYSPQFEPLIRETFQNGFTIGEVSADKAYSSRKNYETIEALGGNGYIPFRKNATARAGGSRIWKKMFHYFQLNQEEFYQHYHKRSNAESTFYMLKAKFGDKLKSKSFTAQRNELLCKAIAHNIVVVIHEMHELGIKPEFSSWNGEVAYAQ
- a CDS encoding ATP-dependent DNA helicase encodes the protein MNEGYLRYFPKKSFYPNQKKAMDEIYRALLGREIVLFEGACGTGKTLSSLAPSLHVAKNKDKVVLIATNVHQQMLQFIDEAKEIKNVANIHAIVLKGKLHMCPLEKDYEECNLLRENTYEMIELERFQADAGRLKDRKKRSCGYLANILRDDVTDFFHWLSSDVRTPEEVHEHAVVDGMCGYELLKRSMRDIDLVICNYHHLLNPDILSKLLAWLGCELSDIIVIFDEAHNIESAARSHASLKLNEQFIDRAINEVIDVGVDEDEIYTFLTALKDTLRETYEARFGFGERERIGTEWYDLRIRDPAGTEDLLSESLFQRLPNINELVEKAYVLGKELESIYNNQYKEGLSDILKTSYVLAVSLFFKDYLKLASEPEYYPLINVRREDGEITSGIELYTCIPKNVTQPLFDSLYSAVLISATLRPFETIKRTLGIQRKTMEISYTTPFSKELRHTIAVATLPLFMKNRDDPDIVSVIKGVLEDVIEQSDGNVLLFFPNYGEAARYYALLDVNVPMFLDEVGVSPMDIKEKFFEIGESGSKAVLLTYLWGTLTEGIDYKDGRARTVVVIGVGYPALGDKVRAIQYAYDREFGHGKGWEYAIEIPTIRKVRHAMGRVVRSPDDYGARVLLDGRYTSDSPKILGKYSVFRDFPPEEQAEIVDVGADKVKYSLMNFFNDIKLLDSNK